In Conger conger chromosome 12, fConCon1.1, whole genome shotgun sequence, one DNA window encodes the following:
- the LOC133142115 gene encoding L antigen family member 3-like produces the protein MAVPCNECVGKLEFSLLVPFPSAREANIALQSLLPDREPRKGGISKELSVSDNAMSVKWTADEARILRVSVGSFLDHLALVLETMEEFGPPVTL, from the exons ATGGCGGTGCCCTGCAACGAATGTGTTGGAAAACTGGAATT CTCCCTGCTTGTCCCGTTCCCGTCGGCTCGAGAGGCTAACATTGCGCTGCAGTCTCTGTTACCAGACCGTGAGCCACGCAAAGGCGGAATCAGCAAGGAGCTGTCTGTTTCAGACAACgctatgtctgt GAAGTGGACAGCAGACGAAGCTCGGATCCTCCGTGTGTCTGTTGGGTCGTTTCTGGATCACCTGGCCCTCGTTTTGGAAACCATGGAGGAGTTTGGCCCCCCAGTTACCCTGTAA
- the zgc:100918 gene encoding ras-related protein rab7-like has protein sequence MASRKKVLLKVIILGDSGVGKTSLMNQYVNKKFSNQYKATIGADFLTKEVMVDDRLVTMQIWDTAGQERFQSLGVAFYRGADCCVLVYDVTAPNTFKTLDSWRDEFLIQASPRDPDNFPFVVLGNKIDLENRQVTAKRAQAWCQSKNNIPYFETSAKEAINVDQAFQTIARNALKQESEVESYDFPDQIKLRDDKPASTNDSCGC, from the exons ATGGCTTCTCGGAAGAAGGTACTTCTTAAAGTGATTATTTTGGGGGACTCGGG ggTGGGAAAAACCTCCCTGATGAACCAGTATGTCAATAAGAAGTTCAGCAACCAGTACAAAGCCACGATTGGAGCGGACTTTCTCACTAAGGAGGTTATGGTGGACGACCGGCTGGTCACCATGCAG ATCTGGGATACAGCAGGTCAGGAGCGGTTCCAGTCGCTGGGCGTGGCGTTCTACCGCGGGGCAGACTGCTGTGTTCTGGTGTATGACGTGACCGCTCCCAACACCTTCAAGACCCTGGACAGCTGGAGGGATGAGTTCTTGATCCAGGCCAGCCCCCGTGATCCTGACAACTTCCCATTTGTGGTGCTAGGCAACAAGATCGACCTGGAGAACAGGCAG gtgACGGCAAAGCGAGCACAGGCTTGGTGTCAGAGTAAGAATAATATTCCCTACTTTGAGACCAGCGCCAAGGAAGCTATCAATGTAGACCAAGCCTTCCAAACCATCGCCCGCAATGCTCTcaagcag GAGTCGGAGGTGGAGTCTTACGATTTCCCTGATCAGATCAAACTGAGAGACGACAAGCCAGCCTCCACCAACGACAGCTGCGGCTGCTGA
- the wdr45 gene encoding WD repeat domain phosphoinositide-interacting protein 4, producing MAQQRGVNSLQFNQDQSCFCCSMETGVRIYNVEPLMEKGHLDHEQVGSVAHCSMLHRSNLLAVVGGGVNPKFSEISVLVWDDARESRDSKEKLVLEFTFTKPVLAVHMRHDKIIIVLKNRIYVYSFPDNPVKLFEFDTRDNPKGLCDLCPSQEKQLLVFPGHKCGSLQLVDLSNTKPGTSSAPFTVNAHQSEIACLALNQPGSVVASASRKGTLIRLFDTTTRDKLVELRRGTDPATLYCINFSHDSSFLCASSDKGTVHIFALKDTKLNRRSALARVGKVGPVIGQYVDSQWSLASFTVPAECACICAFGKNTSKNVNSVIAICVDGTFHKYVFTPDGNCNREAFDVYLDICDDDDF from the exons ATGGCTCAGCAAAGGGGAGTCAACAGTCTACAGTTCAACCAGGACCAGA gtTGTTTCTGCTGTTCCATGGAGACTGGTGTTAGGATTTATAATGTGGAACCCCTGATGGAGAAAGGACATCTGG atcaTGAGCAGGTAGGCAGTGTGGCACACTGTTCAATGTTGCACCGCTCCAACCTCCTGGCTGTTGTGGGAGGAGGCGTGAACCCCAAATTCTCCGAAATCTCTG TGCTGGTCTGGGATGACGCTCGGGAGTCGCGGGACTCCAAGGAGAAGCTGGTCCTGGAGTTCACCTTCACCAAGCCAGTGCTGGCCGTCCACATGAGACACGATAA GATAATCATCGTTCTGAAGAACAGGATCTATGTATACAGTTTCCCTGACAACCCTGTAAAGCTGTTTGAGTTTGATACCCGAGACAACCCCAAAG GGCTGTGCGATCTGTGTCCCAGTCAGGAGAAACAGCTGCTGGTTTTCCCTGGACACAAGTGTGGCAGCCTGCAGCTTGTG GATCTGTCAAATACTAAACCGGGCACATCCTCGGCTCCATTCACCGTCAATGCCCACCAGAGTGAAATCGCCTGCCTGGCACTGAACCAGCCCGGGAGCGTGGTGGCGTCCGCCTCCCGTAAGGGCACCCTCATCCGCTTGTTCGACACCACCACTCGTGACAAACTGGTGGAGCTACGGAGGGGCACTGATCCTGCCACACTGTACTG catCAATTTCAGTCATGACTCGTCCTTCCTGTGTGCCTCCAGTGACAAGGGAACTGTGCACATCTTTGCTCTGAAAGACACTAAACTGAACCGCCGCTCTGC cCTGGCTCGTGTCGGGAAGGTGGggcctgtgattggccagtACGTGGACAGCCAGTGGTCCTTGGCTAGTTTCACGGTGCCAGCTGAGTGTGCCTGCATTTGTGCCTTTGGAAAAAACACCTCCAAGAACGTGAACTCTGTCATAG CTATTTGCGTGGACGGGACATTCCACAAGTATGTGTTCACACCTGATGGAAACTGCAATCGAGAGGCTTTTGATGTGTATCTAGACATCTGTGACGACGATGACTTCTGA
- the trim69 gene encoding E3 ubiquitin-protein ligase TRIM69 codes for MAAHSSRGSTQRLSRDLTCSICLDLFKQPVSLPCDHTFCQACITSYWTGPACQSGTSSCPQCRTAFPGQSFRPNRIVANIVESYCQTLEESGQPCRGAAQARPTPLCLRHREELKLYCEEDQELVCLVCGVSQEHRSHTLVSMEDAEQRYRASLSSSMTALQAELNTAMQCESEAEEEVKKLKVHTADLKHRIEAQFSDLHQFLYQEEKMLQVKLKTEERRELIRLDEYKAVLSVEISRLRQAMGDIEDKLREHDAFQLLRNIKALLQRHPLKFERPAHTVPSLCEGRFAGPLQYRVWKSLKGIIYPAPATVTFDASTSNPWLSLSPSLTCVRYQTFHNPVQDNPQRFNAALSLLASQGFTHGQHYWEIEVYSSTVWTLGVARESVARKGVIKALPTNGFWTLSLSYGVQYMAGTSPPTVLSPEERLARVGVYLDYKRGLVSFYNAENMAHLYTFQENFTETLYPYFNLGFLDKVHENEPLKVFLPKI; via the exons ATGGCTGCCCACTCTTCAAGGGGCTCAACCCAGAGACTGAGCCGGGACCTAACCTGCTCCATATGCCTGGACCTCTTCAAACAGCCCGTCTCCCTCCCATGTGACCACACCTTCTGCCAGGCCTGCATCACCAGCTACTGGACCGGCCCGGCTTGCCAGAGCGGGACGTCCTCCTGTCCCCAGTGTCGGACCGCGTTCCCTGGCCAGAGCTTCCGGCCCAACCGGATAGTGGCCAATATCGTGGAGAGCTACTGCCAAACCCTGGAGGAGAGTGGGCAGCCATGTCGGGGTGCTGCCCAGGCCCGGCCAACCCCCCTCTGTCTCCGCCACCGGGAGGAGCTGAAGCTCTACTGCGAGGAGGACCAGGAGCTGGTGTGCCTGGTGTGCGGCGTGTCCCAGGAGCACCGGAGCCACACGCTGGTCAGCATGGAAGATGCCGAGCAGCGctacagg GCATCTCTGAGCAGCTCTATGACAGCATTGCAAGCAGAGCTGAACACTGCAATGCAGTGTGAGAGCGAGGCAGAAGAGGAGGTGAAGAAGCTGAAG GTGCACACAGCGGACCTGAAGCATCGCATCGAGGCGCAGTTCTCCGACCTGCACCAGTTCCTGTACCAGGAGGAGAAGATGCTCCAAGTGAAGCTGAAGACGGAGGAGCGGCGGGAACTGATCCGGCTGGACGAGTACAAGGCCGTGCTGTCCGTGGAGATCTCCCGACTCCGCCAAGCCATGGGCGACATCGAAGACAAACTGCGTGAGCACGATGCCTTCCAGCTGCTCAGG AACATCAAGGCCCTGCTACAGAG GCATCCGTTGAAGTTTGAACGGCCAGCCCACACCGTCCCCAGCCTGTGTGAAGGCCGCTTCGCTGGGCCCCTGCAGTACAGAGTGTGGAAGTCCCTAAAAGGCATAATTTACCCAG CTCCAGCCACTGTCACCTTCGACGCCAGCACGTCCAACCCCTGGCTGagcctctccccgtccctcacCTGCGTCCGGTACCAGACCTTCCACAACCCCGTGCAGGACAACCCCCAGAGGTTCAATGCCGCCCTCTCCCTGTTGGCCAGCCAGGGCTTCACTCACGGCCAGCACTACTGGGAGATCGAGGTGTACAGCAGCACTGTCTGGACCCTGGGCGTGGCACGGGAGTCCGTGGCCAGGAAGGGGGTGATCAAGGCCCTGCCGACCAACGGGTTCTGGACTCTCTCCCTGTCGTACGGGGTCCAGTACATGGCGGGCACCTCCCCGCCCACTGTACTGTCCCCGGAGGAACGCCTGGCCCGGGTCGGGGTATATCTAGACTACAAGAGGGGGCTGGTGTCCTTCTACAATGCAGAGAACATGGCCCACCTCTACACCTTCCAGGAGAACTTCACGGAGACCCTCTACCCCTACTTCAACCTGGGATTTTTGGACAAGGTACACGAGAATGAGCCCCTTAAGGTGTTCCTTCCGAAAATCTGA